CCCAGCGCCAAGTTGTATTCGCGGCCGCCGCGCTCGTCGGTGTGGCCTTCGAGCATGACCTTGCGTGCGGACGAGGCCTTCAGGTAGCGCGAGTGGCCTTCGAGCACCGACTGGTATTCCGGCTTGACGGTGAAGCTGTCGAAGTCGAAGTAGATGATGCGCGCCACGCCCACGGGGCCGCCGGCCTCGCGGCCGGACTGGGTCAGATCGACCGGCGCGACGCCGCTCTGGCTCGTGCCGCCGGAATTGGCACCGGGCACGGTGGAGGTGGCGCCCTTGTCCTCGACCGGAACATCGTCGAGCTTCACGCCGGAGCTGCAGCCCGCCATGAGGGCGGCGATGGTGAGTGCAAGCGAAACGCGCTTGAAGGAGGATTGCTTCATTGTGAACGTCCTGGAAAAAGGGGTTTGAGAGACTAAAAACGCATCATTGCTTCTGGAATGGCCCCCAGTCGGGCTCGCGGATGTCCCCGCCCTGGCCGGCCAGGCGGGCCTTGATCTTGCCGTCCAACGTGGTGGTCATCAGGGCCTCGCGGCCCTGCTGCTGGGTGGCGTACAGGATGAGGCGGCTGTTGGGCGCGAAGCTCGGGCTTTCATCGGCGCTGGAGTCGGTCAGCGCCGTCACGGAGCCCGACCTCAGGTCCATCACGTGCAGCTTGAAGGCGCCGCCCACGCGCGAGATGTAGGCCAGCCACTGTCCGTCGGGGCTGATGGCCGGCGATATGTTGTAGGCGCCGTTGAACGTGACGCGCTCGGCATTGCCGCCGCCGGCCGCCACGCGGTAGATCTGGGGCGAGCCGCCGCGGTCGCTCACGAAGTAGATGCTGCGGCCGTCGCTCGAAAACGCCGGCTCGGTATCGATGCCGCTGCTTTGCATGAGGCGGCGCGGCTCGCCGCCATTGGCGTCGATGGTGTAGAGCTGCGAGCCGCCGTCGCGGCTCAGCGTCACGGCCAGGGTGCGGCCATCGGGCGACCAGGCGGGCGCGCTGTTGGAGCCGCGGAAATTGGCGATCAGCCGGCGCCGCCCCGTGGCCACGTCGTGCACGTAGACCACGGGCTTGCGCGACTCGAACGACACGTAGGCCAGCTGCGCGCCCGAGGGCGACCAGGCCGGCGAGATGATGGGCTCAGGGCTGGACA
This region of Alicycliphilus denitrificans K601 genomic DNA includes:
- the pal gene encoding peptidoglycan-associated lipoprotein Pal, giving the protein MKQSSFKRVSLALTIAALMAGCSSGVKLDDVPVEDKGATSTVPGANSGGTSQSGVAPVDLTQSGREAGGPVGVARIIYFDFDSFTVKPEYQSVLEGHSRYLKASSARKVMLEGHTDERGGREYNLALGQKRAEAVRRSLALLGVPDAQMEAVSYGEEKPAAQGHSESAFAQNRRVELSYR
- the tolB gene encoding Tol-Pal system beta propeller repeat protein TolB; translation: MTIDRTPPSTSLPSTLLPLSRRHAVAALAAGSTLPALAQFRVEITGVGLTQLPIAIAPLRGEAQSPQKISAIVQADLERSGRFTGVDATGVALDETSRPDLSQWRQRKADALSTGSVTRLADGRFDVRFRLWDVVKGQDLGGQSFTVTQADLRLVAHRIADFIYEKLTGERGVFSTRIAYVTKVGARYSLWVADADGENAQSALSSPEPIISPAWSPSGAQLAYVSFESRKPVVYVHDVATGRRRLIANFRGSNSAPAWSPDGRTLAVTLSRDGGSQLYTIDANGGEPRRLMQSSGIDTEPAFSSDGRSIYFVSDRGGSPQIYRVAAGGGNAERVTFNGAYNISPAISPDGQWLAYISRVGGAFKLHVMDLRSGSVTALTDSSADESPSFAPNSRLILYATQQQGREALMTTTLDGKIKARLAGQGGDIREPDWGPFQKQ